The stretch of DNA CATCATTAATTGATGGACTTAATACCAAAGAAATAATTTTTTTAGCAGCTCTTTGATTCTGCTCAAGATATAATTTGAAATCATCAAATATCTCTTTTGAATTATTCCCTGAAATTAAATTTCGATCAACTTCATATCCTTTTTCTGGATTGCACACATAATTAAAAAGTGTACCACCACCTGCTACTGAATTTGCCATTCCAATCATATCTTTAAACGATTTAAATGATCACGAATCAATTGAGCAGTTTCAATAGAAATCTCTTTCACTTTCGTTGAATCACCTAATTTGAATAGATTTCCGATGCGTCTAAAATTATCAGCATACTTATTTAATTCTTTATAAATTTCTATTTCTTCTTCAGTTAATTTATAAGATAAATTATAATCTAAAGCTATCGCTCTTAGAAATTCAGAGGTAGTTATTCCAGCGTAATTTGCCTTATTTTTTATAATATAATATTCCGTATTTGATACTCGGAAACGTAACGTTTTTGGTTTCATTTTTTTTGATTTTGCGTTAGCATTTTTTGACTGCATAGGAGAAAAACGAGATTGCCTTTGGTAGTGAAAATCGCAGATTTGTAGCTACAAAGGCACATCTCGATTATTAATACTTATTTTTTATTCAGTTTTGAAATATGAAATTCGTTTAAATCATTTTGATTTTTAAATTCCATTCTGTGATCTATTACAGAATTAGTGAACTGATTTATCAGTTTGTTTGTGCAATTATCACCAGCTTCATCATTATCTAAATAAAGATGGATTTCGCAATAATTTACATTGTTTAAATGCGTAATTAATCGATCAGAATTTGTAATAGAATTCATCACAATGAAATTGAAATTTGGATAATTATTTAATTCCATAAAACTTAAGAAATCAAAGAAACCTTCAAAAATAAATACTCGATTTTCATTCTCATTATTCAAAATCATGGATAAATTTTTACCAGAACAACCTTTGAAAATTTTGTTTCTGAGCTCATAATTTCCATCAATATTTTGAAAACCTAAAGCAAATTGTTCCGAACATTTTTCAATCTTAAATTTAATTTCTTCAACATATTGATAAGCTTTATTAGAATAAATTCCACGATCTCTTAAATACGATTTCAAAACATAACTATATACGGGTTTACGCTCTAAAATTTGAATTCTTTTACTTTGA from Faecalibacter sp. LW9 encodes:
- a CDS encoding plasmid mobilization protein; protein product: MKPKTLRFRVSNTEYYIIKNKANYAGITTSEFLRAIALDYNLSYKLTEEEIEIYKELNKYADNFRRIGNLFKLGDSTKVKEISIETAQLIRDHLNRLKI
- a CDS encoding toprim domain-containing protein; translation: MNCKFLNDNIKITDYLAQKNKYPISVKRNIYWYLSPFRFEKTSSFKVDNSKNLFYDFGEGFGGTLIDLIIKLENITVKEIISKYSNNNFSFQKLEINNSEDLIQSKRIQILERKPVYSYVLKSYLRDRGIYSNKAYQYVEEIKFKIEKCSEQFALGFQNIDGNYELRNKIFKGCSGKNLSMILNNENENRVFIFEGFFDFLSFMELNNYPNFNFIVMNSITNSDRLITHLNNVNYCEIHLYLDNDEAGDNCTNKLINQFTNSVIDHRMEFKNQNDLNEFHISKLNKK